The DNA region TATGCTCATCTTCGCCGTGTGGCCGTTCAAGGCAACCAACTTGGGGACCGAGCGGACATCAACGTTGTTACTTTCCTCCAATGCCTTCAGGCTGATATAAAAATTGGGGGTCACGTGTCCCAGGTTAATCGAACTATTTTTACTGAGGCTGCTCAGGAAACTGTTGATCGATTTGGCCCCGAAGGTATAGTCCAAACCCGACAACACCGTTCCTCCCGTTTTTACACTATCCGAAACACCAGCCGTAATCCCTGTAGATACCGTACGCGACTTATGAATATCAATCAGGGTCACCTCTACCAACACGCTCGGTACCAGGACATCCAGTTGCCTGATCAGTGCTTCCACCTCGTTGATCTGTGCGTCTGAGCCTGAGACCAGGAGCGTGTTCTGCTCCCTGAATTCTTTCAGCTCGATCCCCCGTTTCCAGTCTGCCGGGATCATCATCATCACAGTATCTATCGCCCGGTTTTGAAGATGGATCGCTCTCACCGATCTTAAACCTTCCTGTTTGCGGTCACCAATAATATAGATCCCGCCCTCCGAATGAAACGTATATTCCGTACTTTTAAAAAGCAAGTTGAGAAAAGTATCGTAACTGACATCATTCACATGCAGGGTGATATTACCTTTAATCTCGGAATAGATCGAGTAGCTCTTCCCTGTTTCTTGCGAAGCCTGCTTTACCAAATCGCTGATCGGCGCGCCGACAGCGTCAGCAGAGATCAGCTTCTGGCCATTCACCATCCTGACATATAACCCCGTTGCCCCACCTGCGACTGCACCTGTCGGCCTGAAATTTTTACGTACCGAAGTATTCTTGTCGCCGTTTATATATAATTCTTCATTTTCTCCCAAAGGCTGGAACAGGTAAAAACCATCGCCCGTTTTCACCATTTTCAATTCATTGGTATACGCCAGCTTTTCCAGCGCGCCGTCAAAAGGCGCACTTTCAATAAAGGCCGTTACCAATTTACCCTGCAGTGAGCCCGGTACAATCACATTTTTACCCGAAACCTGGCTTATCTTTTTAGCTACCGCAGGAAGACTGTCGTTCTGCAGTTCCAGCGAAAGCGCATTGCCTGCCTGTATATACTTTACATTGATATCTTTTACCAATGGCTTCACAAAACGATTGGGATCCTGAAAAGGGGTAATATAGATGATCGTACCCACCACAGTAACATCCAGGTTATACTTCTGTGCCATGAGCATCAGGATATTGGCAGCTGTGGCATTATTGAAATTGTCATAAACAACTATATTCAATGCTGGATCTACACTAATGTTCAGGTTATTGGCCAGTGCAAGTGTGTTCAGGTACTCCCGGATTGAAACCCCGCTAACCCGCAACTGTACCCGCTGCCCCAGACCCGGCACCCGGACTCCCAGATCATCCAGTTTTTGGTGAATCCCCTGGATACGCTCTGTCTCCTGTGCCAGGGCAGAAAAGCTAAAAGCCATCCCTAAAACAAAAAATAAAAAAAGTAAAAGTCTTTTCCCCATATCTCTTCTTAGTAATTAAATAAAAGCGGATATATCTCCTCGATCGACGTTAGTCCCATGCTAAAGATCTCAAAAGCATTCTCTGCCAAAGTATGAATACCACGCTCTGCCAGCAGCGCATGTACATTCGCATTCCCCTTTTTGATCTCCTCCGCCAGGTCAAGATCTACCGGGATCACCTCATAAACCGCCTTCCTTCCTTTATATCCCGTATAATAGCATTGCTCACAACCATGCGGCTGGTAATGAAGTTTTACCTCTTTTGAGGGACGGTACTGACGCGGGTACATCGACGGATCAAAATCATGCACTGTCTTGCAATGTGGGCACAACAGCCTGATCAACCGTTGTGCCACCGTCGTACTAAGCGTATTCGCCACCAGAAAAGGTGGAATGCCCATATCGATCAAACGCGATACTGTCCCCCAGGCGGAGTTGGTATGGATGGTTGACAACACCAGGTGTCCGGTCAACGCCGCACGAATTGCCATATTCGCCGTCTCGGGATCCCTGATCTCTCCTACCATGATTACATCCGGATCCTGCCTGAGGAAAGTCCGCAGCGCTGCCGCAAAACCCAGGCCGATTGATTCCTTTAGCTGTACCTGATTGACTCCTTCCAGCGTATATTCTACCGGATCCTCAATGGTCAGGATATTCCGGGTCTCCTTGTTCAGTAATTTCAGCGTGGCGTAAAGCGTCGTCGTTTTACCCGAACCCGTAGGCCCGCTGATTAGTAGGATCCCATTCGGGCGCTTAACGCCCTGCAGGTAATTTTCCAGATCGAAATCCGAAAAGCCAAGACTGTTCAGATCAATATTGGTAGCATCATTGTTAAGCAACCTGAGCACCACCTTTTCTCCGTACAATGTGGGCAATACCGACACCCGGATATCGAATTGATGCACCCCGCTTTTAAAATTGATCCTACCGTCCTGCGGCAGGCGTTTTTCAGCGATATCCAGGTTCGCACTAATCTTAATCTTATTAATCAATGCCGGGTAATCATCATTTTTGAGCAGGTACCGCTCCACCATATTCCCGTCAATCCGGATCCTCACCCTACATTTCTGTTCATATCTTTCTATATGTATATCACTGCTTTTCAAATTCTTCGCTTCCGAGATCAGGTCTTCAAGGAAATCATCACCCTGCTTCCCAACCTGGATTTGTCCTGTTCCCTCGGCCACGTTTTCCCGGAGGTAATACTTGGACAGTAATCTGGCAATCATTGTAACGGGCACAGGTTCCAAAATCACCTCGTTTCCCAGGAGCACTTCCAGTTCTACAGCCAGGTCGTTCTCATCAACGCCCGCTTCGCAATACAGCTCTATCCGTAAACCATCCCTCCCCTTAGGCAACACCCGGTAATGCCAAGCCTGCTCCTTGCTCAAAAAATGAATGTTCTCCGTCAATAAAAAAATCTCTTCCTGTTCCATTAATAAAACATCAGGCGCCATAACCAGAAATTGTTTGTTACATTAAAATGGAACAGGAACCAATCACAGCTTAGCATCAACAATAAAAAAAACGCGTAAAAGCCCACCAGCGGAATAAATAAAGCCACCCTTCCTGAAGCCCAACGCCAAAGCCTCCAGCAAAACAGCACCATTATAGAGGAAGCCACAAAAAAAAACGCAAAATTCAGCTCAGACAAATAGAACGCGATGGCCACCAGGAACAAAATATCCCCCAACCCCAAAAACCTCATGATATTCACAAACCGTCGCTTCCTGATTGAACAATACGCAGTTGTCATCAGGAGCACTAAGGCAATAAATTCAAGATTAAAAAACACTGGCAGCCAATACCCTCCCCAATCCCGCAGCCTGGAATAAGCCAAGCCGGCAAAAGCGATTGCTAAAAGCGGCGGCAAAAACCAGAACACCGCGCGTTCCTTAAAATCCTGGGCAGCAAAAACTCCGAGCATCGTCAGGATCATCAACTTTAAAAACAGCACCACGTCAATCGGGGGTTACCTCCTTTAGGTTCTTGTCCTGGTCAATCTCCCAGACATTGAACGTACCATTACCGTTAAAATCCACTACAGAAGTCGCCCTCGCCGTAAAGCCGGAACTGGAAACATTGACGATCTCGATCCGGTAATTAGCTTTGGCATCCTTGCCTTCTGTGCTCAACTTTTCCTGGATAAAACCCAACTCCGCCAAATCCTTCGAGTATTTGGAATGTTCATAGAAATAGGTCTTTTCCAACAACTGCAAATGATTAAGCTGTAATTTAGCTTCTGTAGTTTTGGCTTTCGTAATTAACGGCAGCAGGTTTGGCAGGATCAGTAAAATAAGGATACCGATGATTACCAGTACAACCAGAATCTCGGTAAGTGTATACGCAGGAAGGCGTCTTTGTGATCTCAATTTAGGTAATTTCATTATTTAAACTCAGTGCTAAGCTAAACAATATTTCCCTTAACGCAAACAAAATCAAAAATCAGTGATTAAATATTAATAATGTTACCGAATAATTAGCTTGGATTCCTTATGGCAACAAAAAATATCCCCCGGATATCAGTATTTACACTGGCATAAAGCATTAGGCTGAATAGCTGCTTTTCGCATATTTTTTGCTATGGTTCCGGCAATATCGCCAAAAGCAGTCTGTTTGAGTTCATTTCAGTCGATATGTTACTACGTTAATATACTTTAATACAGTTACTCACGGAATTTCGACTACCCAAAATAAAAGCAAATTTTTGGTCATTAAACAAATGTAGAAATAATTTGCAAAAATACTAAAAGTATTAGCATTTTTGCAACCCGTAATTAACAGCGCGTGTCAGAAACCAGGAGGGGACCTCTTTACCAGCAATCTGCAATTGCTGATAATAGGTAGTGATAGTAAACTCAACTTGTTCGAGGTAAGCGTTCGTTTCTTTGGCTTCCGGTACTTTTATGCGTAAGCCACCTTTTCCGCTGTCCCAATTTTCGACCTTTACGTAGTGCTTTAAAGCAAATCGCAGGCGCTCTTTGTTAACAGTTACAACGGCATAGACGTTGGTCACGCCGTCTTTCGCCTTTTCCTTTTTGATGGTGAAATGCACACCAAATGACCAGCCTTATCTCAATTACCAGGGACAATTCAAGTTCCCGGAGGTGGGCGGTTTGGCGCAAGGTGGGTTTAGTGATCTATTCGAGAATCATCATTTTACGATTGCTTATCGTATGCCCGCAGGTACGGAAGGCAGCGACTTCTTTGTAAAGTATCGTAACACTGCAAAACGGCTGGATTGGGGGTTGACTTACTTTAGAAAAGTAGAAAGCCTGCAGCCTGATCCCAAACGTAACTGGGTAGATGATGAAGGAAGGTTATATCCCAACACCGCGAAAGTAAAAACCAATTACTACGAAGTGTCCCTGCACTACCCGCTAAGCTGGTACAGCAGTTTGAATTTTACCACGGCACTCCGCAATGACCGTACTATATTTTAGCTACAGAAACATACAGTCTGAAGTTTGCGCCACTGCAAAGCAACTGGAGTATTTCGTCACTAAGTTATGAGATCAACAAACTAAGGCCCACACTACCCTTACTATACAAGGGCTTTTCAGCCAAAGCAACAATAGACCTGTTTAAAGGCTTTTCGCAAAAAGAGCAGGCGCCCACAGGCAGTACACTACAGTTGGCTTATCACCAACCGCTGCATAAGTACATTACGCTGGTCACGAGATTACAGGCTGGTTACAGCGGCGGCGATGCGCGGGTATTGTATAATCTCGGTGGCGTAGACAACAACCTCTCTCCGCGTGTTGACAGCAGTTGACCACGACTGTGAGCGACATCAAGACCAATGTATATGATTTTTCTGGTAGTCCTATTCAAACCAAAGTGTCGAAAGTAGTGGCGGGCAATACCACCTCTGTTGTAACTACTATCGGTTATGACCCGATGCGGCGAATTAACAGTATCGACCAGAGCTATAACGGCGCAACGGCTATAAGGATAGCCTCCTATGTGTATAACGAACTTGGACAACTGGTAGACAAGAAACTCCATAGCACCAACGGCGGATCGACCTATATGCAGTCTGTCGATTACCGGTATACCATCAGGGGCGAACTGCTGAGCATCAATAACAGCAAGCTGAGCCTGGATAACGGCAGTGGCAGCGGTTATACCAATGATGACAGCAACGACCTTTTCGGGATGCAGTTCCTGTATGATAGTGCCGATACCAATATTGGTAATACGGCTTACTATAACGGCAACCTATCGGCCATAAAATGGATGAGCAAGGACGGAAGCGGCGTAAGCAGTGTCGAACGAAGTTATAAATATACCTATGACGCCGTTAACCGCTACAAAGGCGAAAGCTATGCCGAGCGGGCAACAGCGTCCACAGGTACTTTCGGGAGTAATGTTGGCGGCTTTGACGAAAATGTAGGCCTTTATGACAGCAACGGCAACATTCAAACCTTAACCAGGAAAAGCTCTACACCCGGAACTCCTTCTATTAGCACCATAGACAACCTTAGCTATATCTATGATACAGCGAATCTTAATCAGCTGAAATCTGTAACAGATGCCAGCGGTAATGCTGGCGGTTTCAAAGGCGGCACAGGAAACTATGCCTATGATGCCGTGGGTAACCTGACGGCAGATCCTTACAAAGGACTTGGGATCACGTATAATGACCTGAACAAGACCAATGTGATCACGGTAACAGCGGGTACCAATCAACATATTGACTATACCTATGATGCCTCCGGGTCGGTAATCAGGAAACAACTGTATTATAATACAAACCCTGTAGTAACCACCGATTATATTGACGGCTTTGTGTATATTGGTAACTCCTTAAGTTATTTCCCGATGCCGGAAGGCCGGGTGCGTAATACGGGCAGTTCTTTAAAACCCGAATATATCATCAAAGACCAGCAGGGCAATGCCAGGATCAGCTTTGAAGAAAGTACAACTGCCGGCGTACCGGTGGTTAGACAGGAGAACAGCTATTACGGAATGGGCATGACTATCACCAACACCATGACTTTGCCTACAACTCCGAACAAAAACCTGTATAACGGCGGCACAGCGAATGGCAGAATGATTACGGTAGTGCGCCGGATTACTACCAAACACTGAACCGCAATTACGATGCGGCATTGAGCAGGTTTATTGCTGCAGACCCAATGGCAGAAGCAACAGAATCCATGAGCATTTACCAGTATGCCAACAATAACCCTATCATGATGAATGATCCGGAAGGTAATTATGCGCAGTCGTTGTATTACTCATTCATGAGTAACCCAGGGGCAGCAGAAGCAAGTCCTTTCTCTGATCCTAATTTCAACGCAAGAATGAGAGCAGCTTTTAAATTGCGCGGCAGCAATGACATGTGGAATACGGACGGTGGTGGTATTACCGGAGCCTGGCTTACCAATGATGCTGATGGATCTGGTGGTGGAGCAGGTGCGACCAAATTGTATGATGCAGATGGCGGCGGATTGATAGATAATGTTGACGATGCCATGGAAGCGGTAAGGCGTGCCAAATTTGAAGACGGTGGTTTTAGGATAGATTGGACTGAAGCAAATCCTGACAAATGGGGTGGTGTTTTAGGGAAAAGTAAGTTTATATCGTACGATAATACCGAACAGGAAAGTGGCCCAATGATGTTCCCAACCTCTCCGAATGTTTTTGTTTATAGAGTGAGAGATAATTTAATCAACACCAATATTTTTTACACCGAAAATTATATTCAGCTTGATATTCTCCATGGCGCATACAAAGTTGAACATGTTCAAGTTAACAATATTAACATTTGGATTCCTTACGGGTCTTTTTTACAAGGTCAAACATTGGATTATAAATTATCGTATTTAAGCGACGCATTAGCCGCTATGGTGGATGATATTCGGGAACGGGTAAATACCAGATGGGTTAATGGAAGCCTACGAGGATCACCTTCAATGGAGTCAGAGTTCAAACGCGAATTTAGAGCTTTGGTTGAAATGAGTTTTCCTGGAGTGGCAATAGATTTCAGACCAACGGTTCCAACTTGGACACCGTCGTTGATAATTCATAATATTTTTTAACAAGATGAAGAAAGAAGTAAAAAATATATTTTTATTGATAATATTGATCTGCTCTTTAAAAAAAACAATGGCACAAAATAGCAAAGACACATCTGGCCGCACGGTGCTCACATATAATACTGTAAACGCGGATTTTGGGCCCTTGAATGGCCGTGCAAAAATTATAGAAGCCACCATTGACTATTCGTTGATTAGTTTGGATGGAAAATTGTTTATGGTGTTTGCAACACCTGTGTTTAATGAAGGAAAATGGTGGATGGAACATTATGCAGAAGTTGGATCGATACAAAGATTAGTACTTCAACCGTCACATCAATACGAAAAACTCCAAGAGAAGTATTGTGAATTGCCTACATGGGTTGCAAAATTAACAGGGCTAACTTATCTTAGGTTAAATCAAGTATTTGTTGATCGGCTTGACTTATTGAAGGA from Mucilaginibacter sp. SJ includes:
- a CDS encoding general secretion pathway protein GspD, with amino-acid sequence MGKRLLLFLFFVLGMAFSFSALAQETERIQGIHQKLDDLGVRVPGLGQRVQLRVSGVSIREYLNTLALANNLNISVDPALNIVVYDNFNNATAANILMLMAQKYNLDVTVVGTIIYITPFQDPNRFVKPLVKDINVKYIQAGNALSLELQNDSLPAVAKKISQVSGKNVIVPGSLQGKLVTAFIESAPFDGALEKLAYTNELKMVKTGDGFYLFQPLGENEELYINGDKNTSVRKNFRPTGAVAGGATGLYVRMVNGQKLISADAVGAPISDLVKQASQETGKSYSIYSEIKGNITLHVNDVSYDTFLNLLFKSTEYTFHSEGGIYIIGDRKQEGLRSVRAIHLQNRAIDTVMMMIPADWKRGIELKEFREQNTLLVSGSDAQINEVEALIRQLDVLVPSVLVEVTLIDIHKSRTVSTGITAGVSDSVKTGGTVLSGLDYTFGAKSINSFLSSLSKNSSINLGHVTPNFYISLKALEESNNVDVRSVPKLVALNGHTAKMSIGSKRYYKNTTQNVITTTATQSIFSNVYEAVNADLSIGIKPLVSGNDEVTLGISVNISDFTSIPTDGSPPPQAISKFETSLRVHSEDTIVLGGIERTESDESGSGIPILSRIPVLKWIFSSRTKSKSKVVSVLFIKSTIIR
- a CDS encoding Arm DNA-binding domain-containing protein, which gives rise to MHFTIKKEKAKDGVTNVYAVVTVNKERLRFALKHYVKVENWDSGKGGLRIKVPEAKETNAYLEQVEFTITTYYQQLQIAGKEVPSWFLTRAVNYGLQKC
- a CDS encoding prepilin-type N-terminal cleavage/methylation domain-containing protein; translation: MKLPKLRSQRRLPAYTLTEILVVLVIIGILILLILPNLLPLITKAKTTEAKLQLNHLQLLEKTYFYEHSKYSKDLAELGFIQEKLSTEGKDAKANYRIEIVNVSSSGFTARATSVVDFNGNGTFNVWEIDQDKNLKEVTPD
- a CDS encoding GspE/PulE family protein; protein product: MAPDVLLMEQEEIFLLTENIHFLSKEQAWHYRVLPKGRDGLRIELYCEAGVDENDLAVELEVLLGNEVILEPVPVTMIARLLSKYYLRENVAEGTGQIQVGKQGDDFLEDLISEAKNLKSSDIHIERYEQKCRVRIRIDGNMVERYLLKNDDYPALINKIKISANLDIAEKRLPQDGRINFKSGVHQFDIRVSVLPTLYGEKVVLRLLNNDATNIDLNSLGFSDFDLENYLQGVKRPNGILLISGPTGSGKTTTLYATLKLLNKETRNILTIEDPVEYTLEGVNQVQLKESIGLGFAAALRTFLRQDPDVIMVGEIRDPETANMAIRAALTGHLVLSTIHTNSAWGTVSRLIDMGIPPFLVANTLSTTVAQRLIRLLCPHCKTVHDFDPSMYPRQYRPSKEVKLHYQPHGCEQCYYTGYKGRKAVYEVIPVDLDLAEEIKKGNANVHALLAERGIHTLAENAFEIFSMGLTSIEEIYPLLFNY